In the Pedobacter cryoconitis genome, TGCGTAACCACGAAGGAAGCCTGAGAAACCTGATCATCCGTACCTCTTCTACAGGAGAAGTCATGGTTGTAGTTGTTTTTGCTTATGCAGAACCAGCGCAGGTGAACGGATTAATGGAGCACCTTAAAGTTAGTTTTCCTGAAATAACTTCCTTGCTTTACATCCTTAACCAAAAAAAGAACGATACTATATTTGATCAGGATGTGATCACCTATGCAGGAAGAGACTATATCTTTGAAGAAATGAACGGGCTTAAATTTAAGATCGGGGCAAAATCATTTTATCAGACCAACTCACTTCAAGCACACGAACTTTATAAAATCACTAAAGAATTCGCAGGCTTTAAAGGCGATGAATTGGTATACGACCTTTATACAGGGGCAGGGACCATCGCTAACTTTATCGCAGGCAGCGTAAAACAAGTTATCGGAGTAGAATACGTTCCCACAGCTATAGAAGATGCTAAATTCAACTCAGAATTGAATGGCATCGAAAACACTGTTTTCTATGCTGGTGACATGAAAGATATCCTGACCACAGACTTTATTGCAGCGCACGGTAAACCAGATGTTGTAATTACTGACCCGCCACGCGCAGGAATGCATACCGATGTAGTTGAAAGATTATTAGAAATGGAAGCAGAGAAAATTGTTTATGTAAGCTGTAATGCAGCCACACAGGCAAGAGATCTGGCTTTATTGAAAGAGAAATATGAAGTAAGCCGTATTAAACCGGTTGACATGTTTCCGCATACACAGCACGTAGAAAACGTTGTTTTATTAAATCTAATCAAATAAATTAGCACAGATGGATATAGAAGAGTTATTGCCTCAACAGCCTGAAGAAGGGAAAACTGAAAAAAAGGTAAGCCCATTGGTTAGCCTGGAAAAAGATCTGGAACTTTATGCAGA is a window encoding:
- the rlmD gene encoding 23S rRNA (uracil(1939)-C(5))-methyltransferase RlmD; the encoded protein is MSRNRKAGTVTILPNLSIIDIAEEGKGVAKADELVVFVDKAVPGDIVDVKIVKKKKNFAEAVIETLHTASDMRTDPFCEHFGTCGGCKWQHMQYDAQLHFKQKNVEAALQRLAKVDTSSMEPILGSAENKYYRNKLEYTFSNKRWLNAQDMTDREDLEMNALGFHVPLRFDKILDIQHCYLQAEPSNKLRNEVRAYALKNELSFYDLRNHEGSLRNLIIRTSSTGEVMVVVVFAYAEPAQVNGLMEHLKVSFPEITSLLYILNQKKNDTIFDQDVITYAGRDYIFEEMNGLKFKIGAKSFYQTNSLQAHELYKITKEFAGFKGDELVYDLYTGAGTIANFIAGSVKQVIGVEYVPTAIEDAKFNSELNGIENTVFYAGDMKDILTTDFIAAHGKPDVVITDPPRAGMHTDVVERLLEMEAEKIVYVSCNAATQARDLALLKEKYEVSRIKPVDMFPHTQHVENVVLLNLIK